The following are encoded together in the Vigna unguiculata cultivar IT97K-499-35 chromosome 2, ASM411807v1, whole genome shotgun sequence genome:
- the LOC114168562 gene encoding uncharacterized protein LOC114168562 gives MWLEIIFGLVIYKLFRRFFYDDDVLDMEGSDYSVLFSVADRLKKLYGANVYVGLRIPDADTASRQGIDIVLVTKQELVVVSVKNYSGILTIGGDGGWLCEKPDKRKAERHPDPVEETRKQASILESYLEQRGVALPEGYICCKVILPNPKLVALPADGFPSEVITHDQWIQLKSESKSKLSSWVKGALRSGKKDMLESINQNLDFVLSSAPIWDRLELKGNKYVLGDFLEFKGKREDVEALKHIRRSKVGRVVIQKTSMFGLAPSRLQVLCSLRDYRGKGASEPEWKEETVRSSTEIIFQPENGSKVRKFKLSSVTSMVLSA, from the exons ATGTGGCTGGAGATTATCTTCGGTTTGGTTATCTACAAATTGTTCCGACGGTTCTTTTACGACGACGACGTTTTAGACATGGAGGGATCTGATTATTCTGTTCTTTTCTCCGTCGCTGATAg GCTTAAAAAACTCTACGGAGCAAATGTGTATGTGGGTCTTCGAATTCCCGATGCTGACACTGCTTCTCGACAGGGCATTGATATTGTTCTTGTCACCAAACA GGAGCTGGTGGTGGTTTCTGTGAAGAACTACTCAGGAATTTTGACGATTGGTGGCGATGGTGGCTGGCTCTGTGAAAAACCAGACAAACGTAAAGCAGAACGTCACCCTGATCCT GTGGAAGAAACACGGAAACAAGCTTCTATTCTTGAATCATATCTTGAACAGAGAGGGGTTGCTCTGCCTGAAGGATACATATGTTGCAAAGTTATACTTCCAAATCCTAAATTAGT TGCCCTTCCTGCAGATGGTTTTCCGTCTGAAGTTATTACCCATGATCAATGGATTCAACTGAAGTCGGAGTCAAAGAGCAAACTGTCTAGTTGGGTAAAGGGTGCTCTTCGTAGTGGGAAGAAGGATATGCTGGAATCTATTAATCAGAATCTTGATTTTGTCCTTAGCTCGGCACCAATATGGGATAG GCTGGAGCTTAAAGGAAACAAGTACGTATTGGGGGACTTCCTGGAATTTAAGGGCAAACGAGAAGATGTTGAGGCTTTAAAACATATTAGAAGATCAAAAGTTGGCCGAGTGGTAATCCAGAAGACAAGCATGTTTGGACTGG CTCCTTCCAGGCTTCAAGTTCTATGCAGTTTGCGGGACTATAGAGGTAAAGGGGCTTCAGAACCAGAGTGGAAAGAAGAAACCGTAAGATCAAGTACCGAGATAATCTTTCAGCCTGAAAATGGTTCAAAAGTTCGAAAGTTTAAGCTCTCCTCAGTGACCTCAATGGTTCTTAGTGCTTGA
- the LOC114173169 gene encoding transcription factor MYB92-like produces the protein MMRTPSSDESGLKKGPWSPEEDKILVDYIQKHGHGSWRALPKLAGLNRCGKSCRLRWTNYLRPDIKRGKFSDQEEQLIINLHAVLGNKWAAIASHLPGRTDNEIKNLWNTHLRKKLLQMGLDPVTHRPRTDHLNLLTNLQQILAAAKIVSTLTNPSDINNVLRLHSDAKFQLLQNMFQLTPSSNSFLPLNSLTDGFMNHCNNDLPNLLHDGNSVSEIHPSFQNFEALHHPTQENSLPNLVSASPERSPLKEAENVNANSKECSNPSSTTFELAWGDFMDEDATENYWKGFIDQHCNQTWSTVQ, from the exons ATGATGAGAACACCAAGCAGTGATGAGAGTGGGTTGAAGAAGGGGCCATGGAGCCCAGAAGAGGATAAAATATTAGTGGATTACATTCAGAAGCATGGCCATGGGAGTTGGAGAGCCCTTCCAAAGCTTGCAGGATTGAACAGATGTGGAAAGAGTTGCAGACTAAGGTGGACTAATTACCTCAGACCTGATATCAAAAGAGGCAAATTCTCTGATCAAGAAGAGCAACTCATCATCAATTTGCATGCAGTTCTTGGAAATAA GTGGGCAGCTATAGCATCTCATCTGCCAGGAAGAACTGATAATGAAATTAAGAATTTGTGGAACACACATTTAAGGAAAAAGCTATTGCAAATGGGGTTAGACCCAGTCACTCACCGTCCAAGAACCGATCACCTCAACCTTCTTACAAATCTGCAACAGATTTTGGCAGCTGCAAAAATTGTGAGCACTTTGACAAACCCTTCTGACATAAACAATGTTCTAAGGCTACACTCAGATGCCAAATTCCAGTTACTGCAAAACATGTTTCAACTCACTCCTTCCTCAAACTCTTTTCTACCATTAAACTCACTCACAGATGGTTTTATGAATCACTGTAATAATGATCTCCCAAACCTACTTCATGATGGTAATTCAGTTTCTGAAATTCACCCCAGTTTCCAAAACTTTGAGGCCCTTCACCACCCAACACAAGAAAATTCTCTTCCAAATCTGGTTTCTGCCTCGCCTGAACGTTCCCCATTGAAGGAAGCAGAAAATGTTAATGCAAACTCAAAGGAGTGTTCTAATCCTTCTTCTACCACCTTTGAGTTGGCTTGGGGAGATTTCATGGATGAAGATGCAACAGAGAATTATTGGAAAGGTTTCATAGA CCAACATTGTAACCAGACATGGTCAACAGTCCAATGA